The Aneurinibacillus uraniidurans genome segment AGGCGGTTCGAAGATTGGCTCGTTACATTTTTAATCTCAGACGTAATGCTATGCAGTTCCTGCATATCATCTGTGATATGTGCTACCGATTTTTTTGTGCTATCTGCAAGCTTGCGCACTTCTTCGGCTACAACGGAAAACCCTTTGCCATGTTCACCTGCGCGTGCAGCTTCAATCGACGCATTAAGGGCGAGCATGTTCGTCTGGTCAGCAATGCTTTTAATCGCATCGGTTAGCTTGCTCATACTACTGACACGCTCATACAGCTGATCCACCTGGCCTGCAATCTGTACTTGCTCTGCATCCATCTCCTGCAAGGAATTCATGACACCCCCAAGTGCAGAAACTCCATTATCCAGCTTATCAATCGTATCTGTCGCATCATGTGCCACATTCGCAATCGAGCTCGATACTTCTTCTACCCCGGCATTCAATTCTTCCATCGCTGCGCTGACCGCAGCCGAATCTTTCATCTGCTGCTCCTGATAGGACAGCAAATCACGCACTTCGTCAATGTTAGCATTATATTCAATAATCGTTGACAATCCGCCAATAAAACTTTTCGCTTGCAGCTCCATATATGCCTCTACGACAATCTGCTGATCGAGTGTAATCATGCTTTCATATGCAAGAAGAGCATCTGTCATCACAGCTGGACGCTTTGCAAACGCTTGCACGATATGTGGAATAAACAATTGGTTCAACAGCGTAAATGCAGGAAAGAACCAGTCCGGTGTCAGACCAACCCGTGCATGCGCTTCCGCAATAGCACGACGCTTAAATACGTATTCAAGATCCAACTTATCTTCAAATAGGCTGATCATATACGCATAAAATGTCTTCTTTAGTTTTTGCGCATCCCCATGCTTCACCAATATTTGATGCAAAAACGGTACTTCATGCAAACGGTCATAAAATTTATCCACAATTTCCTGATGGTGCTTCTCAAATATATCTTTTAGACTATGCATAATTTCTTTTTGTATTTTTGAAATCCCCAGGAAGTCAAGCTTCTCCTTTAATCGTCCATCCGCTGAAATATCCGAATGATGATCGATATTAAAATAGCTATAGTTAGCCATCTTAT includes the following:
- a CDS encoding methyl-accepting chemotaxis protein, whose protein sequence is MFGKDKMANYSYFNIDHHSDISADGRLKEKLDFLGISKIQKEIMHSLKDIFEKHHQEIVDKFYDRLHEVPFLHQILVKHGDAQKLKKTFYAYMISLFEDKLDLEYVFKRRAIAEAHARVGLTPDWFFPAFTLLNQLFIPHIVQAFAKRPAVMTDALLAYESMITLDQQIVVEAYMELQAKSFIGGLSTIIEYNANIDEVRDLLSYQEQQMKDSAAVSAAMEELNAGVEEVSSSIANVAHDATDTIDKLDNGVSALGGVMNSLQEMDAEQVQIAGQVDQLYERVSSMSKLTDAIKSIADQTNMLALNASIEAARAGEHGKGFSVVAEEVRKLADSTKKSVAHITDDMQELHSITSEIKNVTSQSSNRLHEGVKKLANVSDDLKDMNGSIHEIGRHFDEIAAISQEQAAATDDITARNHNIVEAIEQGAAIGRRTGEAVYQLSKMIDEYRVRSISKNMKMSQEDLLQLAITDHLLWRWKVYNLLLGFEKIDEKDVASHFDCRLGKWYYGEAKRLFSNSPLYQAIEAPHARVHSLAKEAVQAYNRGDRPTAERCLRDLAEASREVMEKLTSLKESIIAEKQKHRSYM